Genomic segment of Arachis hypogaea cultivar Tifrunner chromosome 16, arahy.Tifrunner.gnm2.J5K5, whole genome shotgun sequence:
TTAATATGAGCCCGGGGGTCACCAATCCCCTTATATGGCTCAAGCGAAGAAGGTAGTGTGAAATTCTTTGGCATCTGGTAGTTGGTGATTTCCTCCGAGAAAGGGTTGTCTAAGGTGAGCTTCTCTTTTGGTGGGTTGACGCTTAGTAGGTCTGTACTGCCTTTGGTTGGCCCCTTTTCATCGTGCTTATTGGCGCTGTTCTAGGTGGACAACTCAGCGAGCTGTTTGACTTCCGCTTGTAGTTCGGCCATTTGGGCCAAGAGTTCGGCCTGAGTGGGTTGGTGAACTCCGTTGTCAGCCATGTCAAGAGGTTAAAGAAAAACCTGCGTAAAGGAAAAAAAGTAAAGTGCAATATATAAAGAAAAGGTGGGGTCAGATTAATTGTTTCgggcgccaaatgttccgttCTGATCCAGCCGAGGTCTGTATCTTCCAATCGAGGTTGCTCAGCTCTCGGTAGAGTTATACGTCGTTCAAGAGGCAGTTCTCCAAGAATGACCTCGGTGCGATGAAACACGGcggcgggagcacctgcaaaagtactccgacgctcaagtaagtatATGAATTATAAAAGATGAAAGTAATGAATTAGAGTGAGCTCTATGACCTGTTTTTTCTGAGCTATTTGGTTTCATTTTATAGATGAGTGTTGAATTGTCTTCTGTTTGGTTGTTCCGATATTATCGGCTCAGTTAGCAAATTCTGTTGTTGTTGGTAACGGCTGGGAAGTGGGTTTTGACTTGTGATCATGCTCAGGTTGTGGCTTCTGTTCAGCTGATTTGTTATCTGACTTTGTGGTCGGTTAGGATAGTGAAGTTTGTTACCGAGCTTCTCGAGGTACGTCATACATTCACGTTCTCTCTTATCTCATTAATTCACATTCGTGGAACTTctataattatttcttttttctcttaGTATCTTTCATCTCAGATTACTGTTACTCCGTAATAgaaaaacttttttctttttttatccatTTTTTCTTGCATCATTCTCACTCTTCTTAAATATAAcgtaaaactaatataatttgcTTTCTGTCAAAAGTGTAAAGCTATGCTTATATGGTTGTTTTAATTAATTAGAGTGACAACATATCAATGGAAGATTCATGTAGAAGTCGTCCACCGACTTGGCAAGACTATGCTAGGCTACAAGAAGAGAGGCAGCAACACCTGGCCAGAAGGCATGCCAGTTACCGAGACATAGTATTAATACATCGGGTATTCTAACTAATATGACAACCCCATTAGAAGATATCACAAATATATCCATAATCGTTGCTCATCAATACTCTGTGTCAAGTACTCTAAGTTATACTTTCAAGTAATAAATTTATGTTGTtggtttattatttaatttgaattatttctaCAATATATCTATGTTAATGTACTCTTAGTATCATTTATCTATAATTTATTTACTGAATCTactcataataaattttttagctatttaaatatttatcatAACAGCGAAATTGTGTCTAAATAACAGACCGAATAGTAATAATATGGAtagtaatattatatatttatttaattaacaatatatttttttaagttttgagTCAATAAACTTTTCATTATTGTTCTAAATAATATTGTTATacattattatattatcttaatgtgctttaaatttataataatatataatgacAATATCAGAAGTTTTGGTGTCGAAATTTAAGTTTCAATATTATTCTTAAAGAGAGAGattgtattattaaaaaaaaattctgtaCAACTGTCaagttactttaaataaaaaaaatttctaatgaatgtactcttataaaaaaatagatataaaatttaacatttttattatttggtacaaaaataaatataataaaataaattactgtTTTCATACATAATGGCATAAAGTTTAATATTATCCTTTTCTAAAGtcatctattttttttagtttttatccttatttttatgctttattttaattttattaaaccaAAAATTATTAATgtcatttaactttaattttcaactTTTATCATAAATGAAAATATGTGACTTTGTATgcattagataataaaaaaatattcataatagaAAAAGTTAAATTTACCCATTTGTTACATTTATAGAAGTGTAGATGATTTATATAAGAGTTACGAgacttttttttaactttatttttaaattagtattcaCTTCTGAGTGTAATAATTATGAACTAATATACGGTGATAACTAATTGCGATTGAAGAGaagatagaaagaaaataaaaaacacgaAGAGAGAACAAGCCAATATAAGAGTGGTGGTAAAACGTATGTAGAtagataatgataaaaaaaataatgaaaataaaaattaaaaattctaaaagaataataaaactaaagaccatttaaaatattgaatataaaattataaaaaataaaatttttttagctaTTAAAATTATGCGAGAGAAAGagtgatttaaatataattttttatatctgttttaaattaaatataataaataaatttataaatatttataaatttttatcttcattATTACACATAGTAACAACGTAATGATTTTAGTATTatacctaaattaatttaaatttaattattctatatattaaaaaagttaaataactttttattttttatttaattattctatacaaaatttttgaatgcttaatatcttaattttcttaaatgataaaatatgacTTAACAAGCAAGTATGAAAATTAAGTATCTATATAATAGATATACATCTATATAATAGCTATACATTTAGATATctaaatcaaataagaaaataattctTTTAACAGATCTTTAACAGCTCAAAAGTTAATACAATGGATATGTATGGATCAAAGTGATAAACAAAAATGAGAGCTGCGATAATGGTACGGTGGTAATTGATTGCGGTTGGAGTTAATAGAAGAAGAAATCAAGGAAGGAAAATAAAACAAGACAACATAATTATAAGAGAAAATGATAAGATGTATAATAAAATTAAgggtaaagtataatttttattcctaaggtttgacaaaaatttcaaaaatatccctaaattttattttgtttcaattttatcccaaaagttttcgatttgtatcaaatatatcgttgacggctaattttttaaaaaatttaaaactaattcaacaataatttcataagaacaaccctcaacacaagaaaatcatgcataattttcatgcattattgttagattggtcttaaattttttgaaaatttagccgtcgagaATATAtctgatgcaaatcgaaaacttttgggacaaaattaaaacaaaataaaacttagggttatttttgaaactttgccaaactttagggacaaaaaatatactttacccaaaaattaatatgatgagatgatataatcaaaataaaaattaataattttaaaataataataaaattaaaaataattaaagatgtttaatataagattaaaaaaataattttttatttattagaattatatatataaaaaagagtattttaaatataaatttttaaatttacttcaaattaaatagaattgacaaaataaataatttaatatataaataattaatttataaataatgttaataaatttttatcttgattttgttatgtataataataacatatttttttaattttttaatttaaatttatttattttatactttctacacatatttaataatttaaatattttatttttttataatttattttttaattattaatattaaatttattattttaaaaataaaaatataaaaatgtttttttcGTGCCTGTTAAACCGCTAGTTTTATATAACTCTTATATAGGTATTGCACATTCGCAAACTGTAAAGTTTTGAAGTGATCGTGAGATAGAAACATATATGTGCAAAGTGTTGCAATTGACAGAAAAAAGAAATTATGCAGAGGAAAACATAAAGAACTTGTGTATCGAGTAGTCAATGATAAATaagctatatatatattacttggaGAGAAAGGGTCTTTATTGTCATTTTTATTACAGTGtctgctattgtatttacatttCTCAAAATTAATCGGAGATCAACATGCCATTTTTAAGACTTGATATCTTGgatttttaatatcaaaaaatCAATAAAACCAGAGCAATCCTGTAAATTATTGATGATAATAAAGATCTCTATACAGTCTATCTCACATATAATATCTCTTTGTGTCGagtttcaaattaaaataaagcttCTTCAAATAacaaacaactctccttgcagAATATTATAATTCTCAATTATTTTCAGACAGTctcgttgccaccttcccttTTAATCTCTGCTAACACAGGCAAAATCAACCCGTACATTATTGTCAGGATAGCTAGCATcataattaatcttaaaggtacccaccGAGGAGGAAATCCAAAAGCCACTAATGGTGGAAGAGATAAACACTCGTTGTAACTCAAAAATATTCCGGTGCTCCTTTTCCAAGAACAAAGCAATATCAATCACCTTGTCCGTGATCCAAGGCTCGTAGGAATGAAAGATCGCGTTATTCCTTGAACGCCAAATCCACCATATAtcagaaaagaatctaaaggggtgttgtttgctattatgtaagaaccaactcatcaaatccaaTGATTGACCGGAGATCTCCAAACCTTGCCAAACTAGCtaggcttttggacaatcccaaatgtaatgtaaaaccgattcctgatCTAAGAAACATCGTGGACAGCTATCCGTATGCGAAATGTCTCTCCTAAAACGAAATACaacagtaggaagagcctcccaaAAACATGGCCAGGCCAATAATTTGTGCTTTTTCGGAACATATTGACGCCAAAGTCAAAGATGATTCCCCCTGTCCTCCCAACTCTTCTTACTGAGCCACAAATAACCTCTACGAGCGTCATAAGCTTTTGAAGCCACACCAATCCAACATCAACCGACCTCTGAACCAGCTTGAACAAGTTGTAGGAGTTAATATTGCTCTCCAAAGACTGATTCAGAGGAGAATAGATAACTCAAGGTTCCACTGTCCAGATGACCAAAGGTTAAAGATCCGATCATCCGGAGATCCGAATCAAAAATGTGAACACAATCCATCTCATGGCACAGTcgcccctctcttctccatttagaaaaccaaaagttctgtTCCAAACTCCCAATGCATTAAATAAAATCTTCCTTTAAGATATCCCAAActcgacatatactcttccaaaTATAAGATCCCCTGCCTCGAGACCGACTGAAGCATTCATCCTTAGAGGAATGGTATTTCTTCGTCAACAGTTGAACTCATAGCTTCTCAGGATGGTGAAAAAGTTGTCAAACTAGCTTTTCAAGAAAAACAATATTAATACAAAAAAGATCTCTAATTCCAAGACCTCCAAATTTTTTAGTAGTGACCAATACCTTCCAGTTAACTAGATTCACACATCTACTATCAAATTGaccttttcataaaaaatttcgCATCATAAATTCTATCTTATTAGTTAtccttttaaaaaagaaaaatacctgcATACAGTAAGTAGAAATCGTAATCACTACTGAATTAAACAAACAAACTCTGCCATCTTATTAAGACTACTAATGACGTTAGTTATGATCTTACGATGAACGGATTTATGTTTATAAATGAAAAAGCTCCAAGCGAAATACAACCATCTTTTCTTGATCCCAGTCTCTATTTTTAGAACTCCCAAGCATTAAGCATCTTATCAAGGAAGATATCCGAGGTTTTCACCTTAGAATCGAGTTGGGGACATAATAGTAATACTTGAAGATTTTTCACcatgaagaaaaaaatataaaagattaacTATAACGCCAAAAAAATGCGTAAATCATTATACATTTATACCCTTGTCATTTACAGTGTGTCGAGTGGATAAGTACAACAGGCAAAAAATTTTGCTTTATGCTTATGCAGAACCACAAACTTTTGCAAATAATCTTGGGCCATTGCGGAACACAATACTCAAAAACCATACTAATATAGGTTCTCGAGTGGGACAACATTACAACCCAGCTTTCAAATGAATGAGGCTTAGAGCAGTGGTTTGTCCAAAAAAGGAGTCTCTCGAGGGCATACCGACCCACAAATTAAAGAGCATAACTCTATCTATAGAtttcttcagaatttttcttGCAAACACTATAAATAAAGTGCTTAATATACTTCTGGAAAGATTTCAAACCAGTGTTCCAATTGTTTTAActgttgatttcaattaatatatattatatatatttgttacGGCCTTGGGCTCCCAcgggtcaacccgacccgagCTCCACCCGGCCCGACCACACGCCTCataaccgacccggacacgcatCCCGTACAGCTCTCTCACAGCTATGGGACAGCGTCCTTGGGAATATGGGCCTGCCCTCCAGAGGGGCCCaatactgacatgtatataaggggaagactggctcttcccccgaggtacgtcacattTCTCACATCACCCCTCTTTCCGCCTGCACATTgtctgacaagagcgtcggagtgtctttgcaggtggcaccccccctctTTCCACACAAAGTACTCGGGACCTCGCATCTCTTGGACCGGACGACAGTGACCCGACGAGCCCCTCCATCACTTCGAACTCTGACCCGAAACATTCGGTagccgacctaccgaacattggcgccgtctgtggggactcgtCCATGGACTTCGTACTAGTCCAGACTGGGACAGGTAGCGAGGCCGCGCCTCCCGTGCTTGGGGGAGGCGCCGTTTCGACAGAAACCCGACAACAGCAGAGGTCGCCCCCGAGGGACACGACGCAGACTCACGAAAGACGTCCCTTCGGAGGTACTGGCGACAACCACGCCAGGATAATGCAAGAGTTGCGCCATAGGATGCAAGACTTAGAGCGCCGGCTAGCCGAGAGAGAACGCGACCAACGCACCCCGGAGCGGAGCCCCACCCGCTCCCGTTCAAGGAGCCGCTCGAGGCGCTCACCCAGCCCCCAATACGAGTCGGAGAGCACGGGGGGACGATGACGAGCCAGAAGAAGAAGTCGGGACCCCATCATTTACGCCCGACACGAGAGACGGCGTGCGTCGAACAGAGGCAAAGAGGACGCCCGCCGGGAGAATGACGAGCTGGGGAGAACTACCCGGGGACCGGTGATAATAGGAGCGACCCCTTTCCACCGTTCCGTACTCGAGGTCCGGCtgccgaaacacttcgacaagccaacggacatgaagTATGATGGAACACAAGATCCCCTAGAACACTTGACGACTTTTGAGGTCAGAATGAACCTGGAAGGGGTAGGAGACGAGGTCAGATGTCGCGCCTTCCCGGTCACCTTGGCGGGCCCGGCGATACGGTGGTTCAACAACCTCCCGCAGGGCTCGGTGACTCAATTCTCCGACATCAGCCACGCCTTCTTGGCCCAATTCACGACCAGGATCGTCAAAGCTAAACACCCAATCAATTTGCTAGGGGTGACACAGAGACCCGGAGAGCCGATCAGGAAATACCTGGACCGTTTTAATGACGAGTGCCTGGAAATTGACGGTCTAACGGACTCGGTGGCAAGCCTATGCTTGACGAACGGGCTCTCGAATGAGAACTTCAGGAAACACCTTACCACAAAGCCCGTTTGGACAATGCAAGAGATCCAATGCGTGGCCAAAGAATACATCAACGACGAAGAAGTCAGCcgggtcgtggctgccaataagcGGCAGCCCGCCTACAACCAAGCCCGGCACTATGAAGGCAGAGAAAAACCAAAGGAACACGCCAGGGACGGCGGTCCGAGTAAAACACCCAAACCGTTCTCCCGAGTTGGGAAGTTCACCAATTATACCCCCCTCACAGTGCCAATCAccgaagtttaccaacagatagcGGAAAAGGGGATACTGTCAAAGCCCCGACCTTTGAAGGACAGgacgggaggaaacaagaacctctactGCGAGTACCACAAGAGTTATGGacacaagacccaagactgcttcgACCTAAAAGACGCCCTGGAGCAAGCTATCAGGGATGGGAAACTTGCCGACTTCTCCCACCTTATACGGGAACCAAGGAGACGTAACCGGGACCACGATAGCGAAGATAGATCCCGGTCAACAAGGCGACGGCAGGAACCAGAGGGTGACGACCACGGGCTTACGGTGGTAAACGTGGTAACGGCCAGGAATACCGCCCCAAGGTCAAAGTCAGCACAGAAAAAAGACGCCAAGGTCCTAGCGGTCTCCACCTCGGCAGGTAGAAGTTTCCGAGGTACCCCGCCCATCTCCTTCGGCCCAGAGGACCAATGGTTTGACGAGGCACCGGAAAGTccgcccatggtcatcacggccagggTCGGAACGggcctcgtcaaacgaatcctggtagacacgggggcagactcaaacatcatgtttCGAAACGTTTTCAATGTCCTGGGACTAAGGGACACCGACCtgacgacccaccagcacggtgtggtagggttgggggaccacttcatcaagccggaTGGAATCATCTCACTCCCGACCTCTGTGGGACAGGGGCAAAAGCGACGAACAGTCATGGCGGACTTCGTAATATTACGAGACTCCACGGCTTAtaacatcatcctaggaagaaaaaCCATCAACGACCTGGGGGCCGCCATTAGCACAAAGCTGCTGGTGATGAAGTTTGTCACTGATGACGGATCCGTAGGATCCATCAAAGGCGACTTAGAAACGGCGGTCGCTTGCGACCACGCCAGCCTTTCTCTCAGGAAAAAATCCAAAGAAGCATCTGGGGTCTTCCTTGCTGACCTGGACGCCAGGATAGACGACAAACCTAGACCAGAGCCAGAAGGAGACTTGGAAAAGTTCAGGGTCGGCGAGGAGGACGATAAATTCACATTCATAAACAGGAACCTCCCCCATGAAATGAAGGAGCCTTTAATGGAAATGATCAGGGCCaatgccgacctctttgcctggacgcCTGCCGATATGCCCGGGATAGATCCCAGCTCATATTGCATCATCTGGCCGTCAAGGCGGGAACCAAGCCAGTAGCCCAGAGGAGGAGAAAAATGTCGCAAGAAAGGGCAGAAGAGGTAGCCAGGCAAAcggccagcctcctagaagcaggATTCATCCGAGAACTAGACTACTCGACCTGGTTGTCGAACGTGGTCCTGGTTAAAAAGCACAATGGGAGATGAagaatgtgcgtagactactcTGACCTCAACAAGGCGTGTCCTAAGGATTGCTACCCCCTACCTAACATCGACGCACTCGTCGACGCAGCGGCGGGGTACCgatatctgagcttcatggatgcctactcaggatacaatcagataccgatgcaccgactcgacgaggaaaaaacggcgttcataacgccaggaggaacctattgttacaaggtaatgccttttggtctgaaaaatgctggggccacgtaccaaaggctgatgaataggATATTCAGTGAACTTATAGGCAAAACAGTAGAATTCTACGTAGATGATATACTCGCAAAGACCACACGACCCGACGACCTCCTGAGTGACCTCGATGGCGTTTTTTCCTCCCTacgacaacacggcatgaggcttaatCCGCTCAAGTGCGCGTTTGTcatggaggccggaaagttcctgggattcatgatTACTCAAAGAGGAGTAGAAGCCAACCCAGAGAAGTGTCGAGCAGTtctccagatgaagagcccgggttgtATCAAAGACGTCCAACGTCTCGCCGGGAGGTTAATGGCTTTATCCCGATTCCTCGGCGCGTCAGCAGCGAAAGCTCTGCCTTTCTTCAATCTAATGAAAAAAGGAATGACGTTCGAATGGACCCCAACATGCGAagaggcattcaaccacttcaagcaAATCTTAGCGGCACCACCGGTCCTCGGAAAACCCAAGGCCGGAGAACCACTCTACCTCTACTTATCAGTAACCGAGGAGGCACTTGCCACGGTTCTCGTTAGAGAAGAAGGGCAGACCCAACAACCCATGTACTTCGTGAGCAGGGTCCTCCAAGGACCAGAATTGAAATACAGCAAGTTGGAAAAACTGGCGCTGGCGCTACTGGTCTCTTCCCGAAGGTTAAGACAATACTTCCAGAGCCATCGTATAGTCCTGAGGACGGATCAGGCGATTCGCCAAGTACTGGAAAAACCTGATTTGGCTggtaggatgatgacctgggccatcgagctctccCAATACGACCTACAATATGAACCCCGACATGCAATCAAAGCCCAGGCAATGGCAGACTTTCTGGTAGAGGTGACGGGGGACCCCCCGAGGAAACGGGCACACGATGGAGGCTCCACGTTgacggggcctccaaccaaacgtccgggGGAGCAGGGGTCATCTTAGAAAGCCCCGCAGGGGTCATCTATGAGCAATCGACTAGGTTCGAGTTTCCAgtgtcgaacaaccaagcagaatatgaagctctcTTGGGCGGATTAATACTAGCTCGGGAAGTCAGAGCGACAAAGGtcgaagtatgcagcgactcACAAGTTGTCACCTCGCAGGTgaacggaagctaccaagcccgggATCCCCTCCTGcaaaaatacttggaaaaggTTAAAGAAATAACGAGTCAGTTCCAGGAAGTCATCGTCCAACACGTcccaagagaaaggaacacacgagcAGACCTCCTGTCTAAGCTGGCAAGCACAAAGTCAGGATCGGGTAACCGGTCCCTCATCCAAGGCATGGTGAAGGAACCAACGGTCGCCCTCCATTTGACGAAGTCAAGCCCCTCAtggctagaccccatcaccaactTCCTGGAAATCGGCAAGTTGC
This window contains:
- the LOC112757723 gene encoding uncharacterized protein, which encodes MKYDGTQDPLEHLTTFEVRMNLEGVGDEVRCRAFPVTLAGPAIRWFNNLPQGSVTQFSDISHAFLAQFTTRIVKAKHPINLLGVTQRPGEPIRKYLDRFNDECLEIDGLTDSVASLCLTNGLSNENFRKHLTTKPVWTMQEIQCVAKEYINDEEVSRVVAANKRQPAYNQARHYEGREKPKEHARDGGPSKTPKPFSRVGKFTNYTPLTVPITEVYQQIAEKGILSKPRPLKDRTGGNKNLYCEYHKSYGHKTQDCFDLKDALEQAIRDGKLADFSHLIREPRRRNRDHDSEDRSRSTRRRQEPEGDDHGLTVVNVVTARNTAPRSKSAQKKDAKVLAVSTSAGRSFRGTPPISFGPEDQWFDEAPESPPMVITARVGTGLVKRILGQKRRTVMADFVILRDSTAYNIILGRKTINDLGAAISTKLLVMKFVTDDGSVGSIKGDLETAVACDHASLSLRKKSKEASGVFLADLDARIDDKPRPEPEGDLEKFRVGEEDDKFTFINRNLPHEMKEPLMEMIRANADLFAWTPADMPGIDPSSYCIIWPSRREPSQ